From a single Aythya fuligula isolate bAytFul2 chromosome 16, bAytFul2.pri, whole genome shotgun sequence genomic region:
- the LOC116495607 gene encoding beta-1,3-galactosyl-O-glycosyl-glycoprotein beta-1,6-N-acetylglucosaminyltransferase 7-like produces the protein MNPLDATKSGFLACIAVCTFIYTFIYLKDTLLEDPNEQKFSGNTAECGFYPDELCSALFMGKTAAFKIGNVCQNTYRPETFNCIQTPCNCSTVLKNLHFITRPLSAEEGSFSLAYIITIHKELEMFVKLLRAIYMPQNIYCIHVDEKSSEDYKAAVQNIVNCFENIFISSKRENVVYAGFSRLQADINCMRDLVQSKIQWNYVINLCGQDYPIKTNKDIIKYIKSKWNGKNMTPGVVQPLHMKHRTQFSYREYVRSGTSYVYPTKNIKSKPPYNLTIYFGSAYYILTKEFVEFTLTDARAKDLLEWSRDTYSPDEHYWVTLNRLNDAPGATPNADWEGNIRAIKWKDQEGTTHKGCKGHYIRDICVYGLGDLQWIIESPHLFANKFEPATYPLVTDCLERRHRLKVLHQAEVPIEDHWRFQEDNYFNMKLNI, from the exons ATGAACCCACTTGATGCAACAAAATCAGGATTTTTAGCATGCATTGCAGTCTGTACCTTCATCTACACCTTCATCTACCTAAAGGATACACTTCTCGAAGATccaaatgaacagaaatttaGTGGAAATACAGCAGAGTGTGGTTTTTACCCGGATGAACTTTGTTCAGCTCTTTTTATGgggaaaactgctgcttttaaaattggAAACGTTTGCCAGAATACCTACCGACCTGAAACATTCAACTGCATTCAGACTCCATGCAACTGCTCCACGGTCTTGAAGAATCTACACTTTATAACAAGACCACTGTCAGCTGAAGAAGGAAGCTTCTCACTGGCATACATTATCACAATTCACAAGGAGTTGGAAATGTTTGTAAAGCTACTAAGAGCTATTTATATGCCTCAGAATATTTACTGCATACATGTCGATGAAAAATCATCAGAGGATTATAAAGCTGCTGTACAAAATATTgttaattgctttgaaaatatttttatttcctcaaaaagagaaaatgttgtttATGCCGGATTTTCAAGATTACAAGCTGATATTAATTGCATGAGAGATCTAGTTCAATCCAAAATTCAGTGGAATTACGTTATTAATCTGTGTGGCCAAGATTAtcccattaaaacaaacaaagacattATCAAATACATCAAAAGTAAATGGAATGGTAAAAATATGACTCCTGGGGTAGTCCAACCCCTTCATATGAAACACAGAACACAGTTTAGTTACAGAGAATACGTGCGTTCTGGAACGTCATACGTGTATCCAACCAAGAACATAAAATCTAAACCTCCGTATAATTTGACTATATATTTTGGTAGTGCCTATTACATTCTCACTAAAGAATTTGTGGAGTTTACACTGACTGATGCACGTGCAAAAGACTTGCTTGAATGGTCAAGAGACACATACAGTCCGGACGAACACTACTGGGTCACACTGAATCGTTTAAATG atgctCCAGGTGCTACACCAAATGCAGACTGGGAAGGAAACATACGAGCCATTAAATGGAAAGATCAAGAAGGCACCACACACAAGGGCTGCAAAG GTCATTACATCAGAGACATTTGCGTCTATGGACTGGGGGATTTACAGTGGATTATTGAATCACCTCACTTGTTTGCAAACAAGTTTGAGCCTGCAACATATCCCCTTGTTACGGACTGCCTAGAGAGACGCCACAGACTTAAAGTACTGCACCAGGCAGAAGTCCCAATTGAAGATCACTGGCGTTTTCAGGAAGATAACTACTTCAACATGAAGCTGAACATTTGA
- the RTF2 gene encoding replication termination factor 2, producing the protein MGCDGGTIPKRHELVKGPPKAQKVDKTAELVARWYYCTLSQEKLCRPIVACELGRLYNKDAVIEFLLDKSADKTPVEAASHIKSIKNVTELNLADNPAWSGDKESKKGDTYDDIQSARFICPVVGLEMNGRHRFCFLRNCGCVFSERALKEIKTEVCHKCGVPFQEEDVIILNGNKEDVEVLKKRMEERKLKSKLEKKSKKCKSAETASQQDTTEEAPGPSKVKNRKDCISSSSGEKRQIIFTKSSGDNGSSSVPGKVNKAASTTTKRSIADSEEKSEAYKSIFTSHSSAKRSKEECSNWVTHTAYCF; encoded by the exons ATGGGGTGCGATGGCGGCACCATCCCCAAGCGGCACGAGCTGGTCAAGGGGCCCCCCAAGGCCCAGAAG GTTGACAAAACTGCTGAATTGGTGGCAAGGTGGTACTACTGCACTCTGAGTCAAGAGAAGCTTTGTCGACCGATTGTAGCCTGTGAGCTAGGCAG GTTGTATAACAAAGATGCTGTCATTGAATTTTTGTTGGACAAGTCAGCTGATAAAACGCCTGTGGAAGCTGCCTCACATATCAAGAGCATTAAG AACGTAACAGAACTAAACCTTGCAGATAATCCAGCTTGGAGTGGTgataaagaaagcaagaaaggtGACACGTACGATGACATCCAGTCAGCACGCTTTATATGCCCTGTGGTGGGACTGGAAATGAATGGAAGGCATAG GTTTTGCTTCTTGAGGAACTGTGGCTGTGTGTTCTCGGAACGTGCTCTCAAAGAGATTAAAACAGAAGTTTGTCACAAG tgtggtGTTCCCTTTCAAGAGGAAGATGTGATTATCCTTAATGGTAATAAAGAAGATGTGGAAGTGTTGAAGAAAAGAATGGAGGAAAGAAAGCTCAAAAGTAAATTAGAaaag aaatcaaagaaatgtAAGTCAGCAGAAACAGCTTCTCAGCAAGATACCACCGAAG aaGCTCCAGGTCCTTCAAAAGTCAAGAATAGAAAGGATTGTATCAGTTCCAGTTCTGGGGAAAAGAGGCAGATCATCTTCACCAAAAGTTCAG GAGATAATGGAAGTTCATCTGTCCCAGGAAAAGTCAATAAGGCGGCTTCTACTACCACGAAGAGATCCATCGCAGACAGCGAGGAGAAATCTGAGGCATACAAATCTATTTTTACATCACACAGCTCAGCAAAACGTTCAAAGGAAGAGTGTTCCAATTGGGTTACTCACACAGCATACTGTTTCTGA